The proteins below are encoded in one region of Sedimentibacter sp. zth1:
- a CDS encoding S-layer homology domain-containing protein produces MKKVRRVVSFIIVLSMFMLSLTSVYAQITDIDTHWAKNEINYLVEKGILTGYPDGTFKPENNVSKVEFYKIINNTMGYKEEATFEFKDVRSPEEDWFYYDVSKAVKAGYITDGEFLYPTEFITREEVARIIGVTFKLNENPEFTAYFKDNLLISLDALGFIGTLKEKEYIIGFPDETFRPTNSIKRAELVKMLYNILVIEGIPQKADLTKYKAALAAVNESDYTKHSWAAYQNIVLANVVTEDNTQDEVDAATETIINAQKELVKVYRYKPVVPEEPEEPEEPEKPEEPVIDKIELAAKISEAERLNEEDYTAETWTVLETALGRAIEVNNNTEATQEQVNEALTALEDAIQGLEEKQEEPVVDKTALTAKISEAERLNEEDYTAETWTVLETALGRAIEVNNNTEATQEQVNEALTALEDAIQGLEEKQEEPVVDKTALTAKISEAERLNEEDYTAETWTVLETALGRAIEVNNNTEATQEQVNEALTALEDAIQGLEEKQEEPVVDKTALTAKISEAERLNEEDYTAETWTVLETALGRAIEVNNNTEATQEQVNEALTALEDAIQGLEEKQEEPVVDKTALTAKISEAERLNEEDYTAETWTVLETALGRAIEVNNNTEATQEQVNEALTALEDAIQGLEEKQEEPVVDKTALAAKISEAERLNEEDYTAETWTVLETALGRAIEVNNNTEATQEQVNEALTALEDAIQGLEEKQEEPVVDKTALTAKISEAEGLNEEDYTPETWTVLETALGRAIEVNNNTEATQEQVNEALTVLENAIQGLEEKQEEPVVVATYHPQLYMPTIGKISVEVNNVTNAVKFSVTYHLSPDEQGNEVIRTTEIIDINTPLTTEGYPIMFYNPSTTGYDTITICIYDANENLLYTFESVVPVTAR; encoded by the coding sequence ATGAAAAAAGTAAGGAGAGTAGTATCATTTATTATTGTATTATCAATGTTCATGTTGTCATTGACAAGTGTTTATGCGCAAATTACAGATATTGACACACACTGGGCAAAAAATGAAATTAACTACTTAGTAGAAAAGGGTATTTTGACAGGTTATCCAGATGGTACATTTAAACCAGAAAACAATGTTAGTAAAGTAGAATTTTACAAAATTATAAACAACACAATGGGTTATAAAGAAGAAGCTACCTTTGAATTTAAAGATGTTAGATCACCAGAGGAAGATTGGTTTTACTATGATGTATCTAAAGCTGTGAAGGCAGGGTACATAACAGATGGAGAATTTCTATATCCAACAGAATTTATAACAAGAGAAGAAGTAGCAAGAATTATTGGTGTTACATTTAAATTAAATGAAAATCCAGAATTTACAGCTTACTTTAAAGATAATTTATTAATTTCATTAGATGCATTAGGTTTTATAGGAACCTTAAAAGAAAAAGAATATATTATAGGTTTTCCTGATGAAACCTTTAGACCAACTAATTCTATTAAAAGAGCAGAACTAGTAAAAATGCTTTATAATATTTTAGTTATAGAGGGAATACCTCAAAAAGCAGATTTGACAAAATACAAAGCAGCATTAGCAGCAGTTAATGAATCTGACTATACAAAACATAGTTGGGCTGCTTATCAAAACATAGTTTTAGCAAATGTGGTTACAGAAGATAATACACAGGATGAAGTAGATGCAGCAACTGAAACAATAATAAATGCACAAAAAGAATTAGTGAAAGTATATAGATATAAACCGGTGGTTCCAGAAGAACCAGAAGAGCCAGAAGAACCAGAAAAACCAGAAGAGCCAGTAATAGATAAAATAGAATTGGCAGCAAAGATATCAGAGGCAGAAAGATTAAATGAAGAAGACTATACCGCAGAAACATGGACAGTATTAGAAACAGCATTAGGAAGAGCAATAGAAGTAAACAACAATACAGAAGCAACACAGGAACAAGTAAATGAAGCATTAACAGCATTAGAAGATGCAATACAAGGATTAGAAGAAAAACAAGAAGAGCCAGTAGTAGATAAAACAGCATTGACAGCAAAGATATCAGAGGCAGAAAGATTAAATGAAGAAGACTATACCGCAGAAACATGGACAGTATTAGAAACAGCATTAGGAAGAGCAATAGAAGTAAACAACAATACAGAAGCAACACAGGAACAAGTAAATGAAGCATTAACAGCATTAGAAGATGCAATACAAGGATTAGAAGAAAAACAAGAAGAGCCAGTAGTAGATAAAACAGCATTGACAGCAAAGATATCAGAGGCAGAAAGATTAAATGAAGAAGACTATACCGCAGAAACATGGACAGTATTAGAAACAGCATTAGGAAGAGCAATAGAAGTAAACAACAATACAGAAGCAACACAGGAACAAGTAAATGAAGCATTAACAGCATTAGAAGATGCAATACAAGGATTAGAAGAAAAACAAGAAGAGCCAGTAGTAGATAAAACAGCATTGACAGCAAAGATATCAGAGGCAGAAAGATTAAATGAAGAAGACTATACCGCAGAAACATGGACAGTATTAGAAACAGCATTAGGAAGAGCAATAGAAGTAAACAACAATACAGAAGCAACACAGGAACAAGTAAATGAAGCATTAACAGCATTAGAAGATGCAATACAAGGATTAGAAGAAAAACAAGAAGAGCCAGTAGTAGATAAAACAGCATTGACAGCAAAGATATCAGAGGCAGAAAGATTAAATGAAGAAGACTATACCGCAGAAACATGGACAGTATTAGAAACAGCATTAGGAAGAGCAATAGAAGTAAACAACAATACAGAAGCAACACAGGAACAAGTAAATGAAGCATTAACAGCATTAGAAGATGCAATACAAGGATTAGAAGAAAAACAAGAAGAGCCAGTAGTAGATAAAACAGCATTGGCAGCAAAGATATCAGAGGCAGAAAGATTAAATGAAGAAGACTATACCGCAGAAACATGGACAGTATTAGAAACAGCATTAGGAAGAGCAATAGAAGTAAACAACAATACAGAAGCAACACAGGAACAAGTAAATGAAGCATTAACAGCATTAGAAGATGCAATACAAGGATTAGAAGAAAAACAAGAAGAGCCAGTAGTAGATAAAACAGCATTGACAGCAAAGATATCAGAGGCAGAAGGATTAAATGAAGAAGACTATACACCAGAAACATGGACAGTATTAGAAACAGCATTAGGAAGAGCAATAGAAGTAAACAACAATACAGAAGCAACACAGGAACAAGTAAATGAAGCATTAACAGTATTAGAAAATGCAATACAAGGATTAGAAGAAAAACAAGAAGAGCCGGTAGTAGTTGCAACTTATCATCCACAATTATATATGCCGACTATTGGAAAAATCTCTGTAGAAGTTAATAACGTAACAAATGCTGTAAAATTTAGTGTTACATATCATCTTTCTCCTGATGAACAAGGTAATGAAGTAATAAGAACTACAGAAATTATTGATATAAACACACCTTTAACAACTGAAGGATATCCTATAATGTTTTATAATCCTAGTACAACAGGATACGATACAATAACTATTTGCATATATGATGCAAATGAAAATTTACTATACACTTTTGAAAGTGTAGTGCCAGTAACTGCACGATAG
- a CDS encoding S8 family serine peptidase, producing the protein MLSNLKVKKNFAVLLTLLMLISMIPSFAYANDSNISSAKEELKQEALSKITPEVMNDFDEDLIEVLVYMKEQVDTEMIAEATKSAVSDVMTPYNIKLEVRKGVVEALKDEATTTQKNIIKYLDQEMDKGNVEEFTSYHIVNMIYVKATKEVIENISFMSEVEKIYKNKVHTLEVTEMSEEIKPTTEGIEWNIEKVNADQTWELGIDGSGVVVGSLDSGVDWTHPAIKNKWRGYDPSTGETNPEGSWFDPVYNSTLPEDSDEHGTHVMGTVLGQEEDGSNKIGVAPGARWIAARVFNTSGSTTGTILLSAAEWMLQPNGDPANAPDVVNNSWGGGSGIDEWYRDAVRNWRAAGIFPVFSAGNQRAGEPAPWPGSISCPANYPESFAVAATDINNMRASFSKLGPSPYDESLIKPEISAPGVSIRSSIPGGGYQGGWSGTSMSAPHITGTVALLLSANASLTVDDIDEVIKSTAMPLVDTSYPTAPNMSYGYGLVDTFEAVSQVASGTGYISGKVLVPGEDTSEPVINHEQMVTEIYIGSDTDIIAEISDDVAITEVELLVKQEGKSYWMLTPMNRISGDHKAGIYKGTISYDMLGGNSITYKIKARDYGGDAIVSPNYNIEVKFGIVPDEYTQGFEGGVEGWIFGGEWEYGVPSGTSPEAYEGEKLAGTKIAENYANGANSLLVTPPIDLRNADLGSATLRFQEWYETENNYDKCYVYVTNDYGSTWTQVGPIRTGNVTEWMETVINLNEYIGCLDPVFVGFRFTSDSSNVKPGWFIDNVRLIGVDTEAPATPMDLVAEATLTGIKLNWTAVDDSDVSHYNVYRSLTSGEGYEFIANASSNMFIDTTLEAGITYYYKVAAVDISENTSELSEEVFGQISETTVLFSTDFENDDAGFVTGVTAGTENPWELGIPTSGSNEATSGVNLWATNLEGNYEHRTDAYIQSPTIQIPADINAVLTFNHWVDMEGTSTLYDYGQVQISKDNGSTWTNITPVTGGKYGKRVQAWANEEIALEGYNGETINIRFLFHSDGSGAYTGWYIDDVVVLGMDTTPEALAEQINLEKEEEPEVKKADYVDPEELSYSLKKDKTNNYVTIEDEEVQNMQAAYVGGIPATDAVVTVLETGRSVKVNPVNGKFYMRHVLGENFTLRAEAYGYYANEVTVNVNEDETTRVNIMLEPKPQGTIIGRVFDRYYNNGAANAVIRVVEDPKVAPVVADEDGYFRINKVYEGTYTLKVVADGFEPGEITVDVYEDEITNVDIPLKRFVGYEDDIIYDDGVGENALVLNSAGYGLAVRFTPEQYGKVKGANVFFWDNSWPSPGGNRIGFAIYGIDDNGAPYQVGDPIFVDVIRGEFNYIDLSSLGFSTDRDFYISTIQDAAGSSCPGTGIDENSPYGDRSYLNLGGEFKLISEENIQGGIMIRARMEYSVAVPVITNLNELTYTNQDSITVEGTVTADGKVNVYLNGEKVTTVDTENKEFAVEINLPLDENTIMVTAEMDGIETEPSSAVTVIKDKIAPELIVEEPEDNLKINEEVVHVVGNVQDNIEITQLLINEVEVAIDEDGNFHERLMVNQGVNIITVKAIDIAGNETVIERTVTVELTEPEITNILPAEDLELYVDDILTVSFNAPTGGEGYFRLLLPFETSDNNIGIPMTEEDGVYTGTWTVPEGFVATDLQVEVVYVSQYGTTVSEIAEGRVTLIGRMEDLPESTIIINGEAFDMNFINSNPEGQIKLIEWLNSGNQAYVKLDKNTIVDMEGEIISIELLPQRITYIDMSGNITFYEK; encoded by the coding sequence ATGCTAAGTAACCTAAAAGTTAAAAAGAATTTTGCCGTACTATTAACATTATTAATGTTAATAAGCATGATTCCATCATTTGCTTATGCAAATGACAGTAATATTAGCTCAGCAAAAGAAGAATTAAAACAAGAAGCATTATCAAAGATTACACCAGAAGTAATGAATGATTTTGACGAAGACCTAATAGAAGTACTAGTGTATATGAAAGAACAAGTAGACACAGAAATGATAGCTGAGGCTACAAAATCTGCTGTGTCAGATGTAATGACCCCATATAATATAAAATTAGAAGTAAGAAAAGGAGTAGTTGAAGCTTTAAAAGATGAAGCAACTACTACTCAAAAAAATATAATCAAATATTTAGATCAAGAAATGGATAAAGGAAATGTTGAAGAATTTACATCTTATCACATAGTCAATATGATATATGTAAAAGCAACAAAAGAAGTAATAGAAAATATTTCATTTATGTCAGAAGTAGAGAAAATATATAAAAATAAAGTTCACACATTAGAAGTTACAGAAATGAGTGAAGAGATAAAACCAACAACAGAGGGCATAGAGTGGAACATTGAAAAAGTTAATGCAGACCAAACTTGGGAATTGGGAATTGATGGTAGCGGAGTTGTAGTAGGAAGCCTAGATTCAGGAGTAGATTGGACACATCCAGCGATAAAGAATAAATGGAGAGGATATGATCCATCAACAGGAGAAACTAATCCTGAAGGTAGCTGGTTTGACCCAGTATATAATTCAACATTACCAGAAGATTCAGATGAGCATGGAACTCATGTTATGGGAACAGTATTAGGACAAGAGGAAGATGGAAGTAATAAAATAGGTGTAGCACCAGGAGCAAGATGGATAGCAGCAAGAGTATTTAACACTTCAGGTTCAACTACAGGTACAATATTATTATCAGCAGCAGAATGGATGCTTCAACCAAATGGAGATCCAGCAAATGCACCTGATGTTGTCAACAACTCATGGGGTGGTGGATCAGGAATAGATGAATGGTATAGAGATGCTGTAAGGAACTGGAGAGCAGCAGGAATATTCCCAGTATTTTCAGCAGGAAACCAGAGAGCGGGCGAACCAGCACCATGGCCAGGATCAATATCATGCCCAGCAAATTATCCAGAATCATTTGCAGTAGCAGCAACAGATATAAATAATATGAGAGCTTCGTTCTCAAAATTAGGTCCATCACCATATGATGAAAGTTTAATAAAACCAGAAATATCAGCACCAGGAGTAAGTATTAGATCATCAATACCAGGTGGTGGATACCAAGGTGGATGGTCAGGAACATCAATGTCAGCACCACATATTACAGGAACAGTAGCATTGTTGTTATCAGCAAACGCATCATTGACAGTGGATGATATAGATGAAGTTATCAAGAGTACAGCAATGCCATTAGTTGACACATCATATCCAACAGCACCTAATATGTCATACGGTTATGGTTTAGTTGATACATTTGAAGCAGTATCACAAGTAGCATCAGGAACAGGATATATTTCTGGTAAAGTGTTAGTACCTGGCGAAGATACAAGTGAGCCAGTTATAAATCACGAACAAATGGTAACAGAAATATATATAGGTTCAGATACAGATATAATAGCAGAGATATCTGATGATGTAGCTATAACAGAAGTAGAGTTATTAGTAAAACAAGAAGGAAAATCCTACTGGATGTTAACTCCAATGAATAGAATATCAGGAGATCATAAAGCAGGAATATACAAAGGAACAATAAGCTATGATATGCTAGGAGGAAATAGTATTACATATAAGATAAAAGCTAGAGATTATGGAGGAGATGCTATTGTTTCGCCGAATTATAATATAGAAGTTAAATTTGGTATTGTTCCAGATGAATATACTCAAGGCTTTGAAGGCGGAGTAGAAGGTTGGATATTTGGTGGAGAATGGGAATATGGAGTACCATCAGGAACAAGTCCAGAAGCATATGAAGGAGAAAAATTAGCAGGAACTAAAATAGCTGAAAATTATGCAAATGGTGCAAATAGCTTACTAGTAACTCCACCAATAGATTTAAGAAATGCTGATCTAGGTTCAGCAACATTAAGATTCCAAGAATGGTACGAAACTGAAAACAATTATGATAAATGCTATGTATATGTTACAAACGACTATGGTAGCACTTGGACACAAGTAGGCCCAATCCGTACAGGAAATGTAACGGAATGGATGGAAACAGTAATTAATCTTAATGAATATATAGGCTGTTTAGATCCAGTATTTGTTGGATTCCGCTTTACTTCAGATAGTTCAAATGTAAAACCAGGTTGGTTTATAGACAATGTAAGATTAATTGGTGTAGATACTGAAGCTCCAGCAACTCCTATGGATTTAGTTGCAGAGGCTACTCTTACAGGAATAAAATTAAATTGGACTGCTGTAGATGATAGTGATGTATCACATTATAATGTGTATCGTTCATTAACTTCAGGAGAAGGTTATGAATTTATAGCAAATGCATCTTCTAATATGTTTATAGATACAACACTAGAAGCTGGAATTACTTACTATTATAAAGTTGCAGCAGTAGACATTTCAGAAAATACAAGTGAACTAAGCGAAGAAGTATTTGGTCAAATATCAGAAACAACAGTGTTATTTAGTACAGATTTTGAAAATGATGATGCAGGATTTGTTACAGGAGTTACAGCTGGAACTGAAAATCCATGGGAATTGGGAATACCTACGTCAGGATCTAATGAAGCAACATCAGGAGTAAATCTGTGGGCAACTAATCTTGAAGGAAACTACGAGCATAGAACTGATGCATATATTCAAAGCCCAACTATACAAATCCCAGCAGACATAAACGCTGTACTTACATTCAATCACTGGGTAGATATGGAAGGAACTAGCACGTTATATGATTATGGTCAAGTGCAAATTTCTAAAGATAATGGAAGTACTTGGACTAATATAACACCTGTAACAGGGGGAAAATATGGCAAGAGAGTTCAAGCTTGGGCAAATGAAGAAATAGCTTTAGAAGGATATAATGGAGAAACTATAAATATAAGATTCTTATTCCATTCAGATGGTTCTGGAGCATATACCGGATGGTATATAGATGATGTAGTTGTGCTTGGAATGGATACTACCCCAGAAGCTTTAGCAGAACAAATAAACTTAGAAAAAGAAGAAGAACCAGAAGTTAAAAAAGCTGATTATGTAGATCCAGAAGAATTAAGTTATAGCTTAAAGAAAGACAAAACAAATAATTATGTAACAATAGAAGATGAAGAAGTACAAAATATGCAAGCTGCATATGTTGGTGGAATCCCTGCTACAGATGCAGTAGTAACAGTACTAGAGACAGGAAGAAGTGTTAAAGTAAATCCAGTTAACGGTAAATTCTATATGAGACACGTACTTGGAGAAAACTTTACACTAAGAGCAGAAGCATATGGATATTATGCAAATGAAGTAACTGTAAATGTAAATGAAGATGAAACAACAAGAGTAAATATCATGTTAGAACCAAAACCACAGGGAACTATTATAGGAAGAGTATTTGACAGATATTATAATAACGGAGCAGCTAATGCTGTAATAAGAGTGGTAGAAGACCCTAAAGTAGCTCCAGTAGTAGCAGATGAAGATGGATACTTTAGAATTAACAAAGTATACGAAGGAACATATACACTTAAAGTGGTAGCAGATGGATTTGAACCGGGAGAAATTACTGTAGATGTATACGAAGATGAAATAACAAATGTTGATATACCACTTAAGAGATTTGTAGGTTATGAAGATGATATAATCTATGACGATGGAGTAGGAGAAAACGCATTAGTATTAAATAGTGCAGGTTACGGATTAGCAGTAAGATTTACACCTGAACAATACGGTAAAGTAAAAGGAGCAAATGTTTTCTTCTGGGATAATAGCTGGCCATCACCAGGAGGAAATAGAATAGGTTTTGCAATATACGGAATAGATGATAATGGAGCACCATATCAAGTAGGAGATCCTATATTTGTTGATGTAATAAGAGGAGAATTTAACTATATAGATTTATCAAGTTTAGGCTTCTCAACAGATAGAGATTTCTATATCTCAACGATACAAGATGCAGCAGGTTCTTCTTGCCCAGGAACAGGTATAGATGAAAACTCTCCATACGGAGATAGATCATATTTGAATCTTGGTGGAGAATTCAAGCTAATATCAGAAGAAAATATCCAAGGTGGAATAATGATCAGAGCAAGAATGGAATACTCAGTAGCTGTACCAGTTATAACTAATCTAAATGAATTAACATATACAAATCAAGACTCAATAACTGTAGAAGGAACAGTTACAGCAGATGGTAAAGTAAATGTATATCTAAATGGTGAAAAGGTAACTACAGTAGATACAGAAAACAAAGAATTTGCAGTAGAAATAAATTTACCATTAGATGAAAATACAATTATGGTAACAGCAGAAATGGACGGAATAGAAACAGAGCCATCATCAGCAGTGACAGTAATAAAAGACAAGATAGCACCAGAATTAATAGTAGAAGAACCAGAAGATAATTTAAAAATCAATGAAGAAGTAGTTCATGTTGTAGGTAATGTACAAGATAATATAGAAATAACACAATTATTGATCAACGAAGTAGAAGTAGCAATAGATGAAGATGGAAACTTCCATGAAAGATTGATGGTAAATCAAGGTGTTAATATTATTACAGTTAAAGCAATAGATATTGCAGGAAATGAAACTGTTATTGAAAGAACAGTAACTGTAGAATTAACAGAACCAGAAATTACAAACATACTTCCAGCAGAAGATTTAGAGCTTTATGTTGATGATATATTAACTGTTAGCTTTAATGCACCTACAGGTGGAGAAGGATATTTCAGATTATTGCTTCCATTTGAAACTTCAGATAATAATATAGGAATTCCTATGACAGAAGAAGATGGAGTATATACTGGTACTTGGACTGTTCCTGAAGGATTTGTTGCTACAGACTTACAAGTTGAAGTAGTATATGTTAGTCAGTATGGAACTACTGTATCCGAAATAGCAGAGGGTAGAGTTACTCTAATAGGTAGAATGGAAGATCTTCCAGAAAGTACAATAATAATTAACGGTGAAGCTTTTGATATGAATTTCATAAATAGTAATCCTGAAGGACAAATAAAATTAATAGAATGGTTAAATTCAGGTAATCAAGCTTATGTCAAACTTGATAAAAATACTATAGTTGATATGGAAGGTGAAATAATTAGTATTGAATTATTACCACAACGTATAACTTATATTGATATGAGTGGCAATATAACATTCTATGAAAAATAA